One window from the genome of Manis pentadactyla isolate mManPen7 chromosome 15, mManPen7.hap1, whole genome shotgun sequence encodes:
- the ZBTB32 gene encoding zinc finger and BTB domain-containing protein 32 isoform X1 encodes MILVKFRSSLGLVYLFHSGQRAMTQTQQLTLSSLTSTGLRICCSSLPFPPRTPHCGPFLRTSETGTRQGTMPLFPTRLPSPYGSDRLVRLAARLRPALCDTLITVGSQEFPAHSLVLAGVSQQLGRRGRWTLVKGISPSTFAQLLYFVYGESIELQPGELGPLEEAARALGVQSLEEACRRARRHRAREELGPGLKEHQEEPEKPIRDSERDLGDLGENQRPEKSVRADRREREAEAVHGHKPPGENPEMAEAMREDQGEQTRSREKLNQSAIGHGGTDGKQEAIMWVRESSGGSEESLREFPGPLPPPGSLQTSIIPSPWWAEAPWLGKDQPALWSILLLPPRYGTPFSHSTPIPGAWQEVWPQDHRIPLSLNPHEGLWSQNQLASPSPTPGSLPQGPSQLSPGEMEESCQRHTGALATCVGYVGTADRSTCQHPPPPAPARSRPYSCSVCGKRFSLKHQMETHYRVHTGEKPFSCSLCSQRSRDFSAMAKHLRTHGAAPYRCSLCQAGCPSLASMQAHMRGHSPSQLPPGWTIRSTFLYSSSPEPSRASTSPCRPPSSTT; translated from the exons ATGATTCTGGTTAAGTTCAGGTCCTCTCTTGGGTTAGTTTATTTGTTCCATTCAGGACAAAGAGCTATGACCCAAACCCAGCAACTCACTCTTTCTTCCCTCACCTCCACAGGCTTGAGAATATGCTgttcctccctcccctttccaCCACGGACCCCACACTGTGGCCCCTTTCTCAGAACCTCTGAGACTGGTACCAGGCAAGGCACAATGCCACTGTTCCCGACAAGACTGCCTAGCCCCTACGGCTCTGACCGGCTGGTACGGCTAGCAGCCAGGCTCCGGCCAGCACTCTGTGATACCCTGATCACTGTGGGGAGCCAGGAGTTCCCTGCCCACAGCCTGGTGCTGGCAGGTGTGAGCCAGCAGCTGGGCCGCAGAGGCCGCTGGACTCTAGTGAAAGGCATCAGCCCTTCCACCTTTGCCCAGCTTCTGTACTTTGTTTATGGGGAAAGCATAGAGCTGCAGCCTGGGGAGCTGGGGCCCCTTGAGGAGGcagccagggccctgggggtgcAGTCCCTGGAAGAGGCATGCAGGAGGGCTCGAAGGCACAGGGCTAGAGAAGAACTGGGTCCAGGACTGAAAGAACATCAGGAGGAGCCAGAGAAACCCATAAGGGATTCTGAGAGAGACCTCGGGGACCTTGGAGAGaaccagaggccagagaagtctgTTAGAGCTGATAGGAGAGAACGGGAGGCAGAGGCAGTGCATGGGCACAAGCCACCAGGAGAGAACCCTGAGATGGCAGAGGCAATGCGGGAGGATCAGGGGGAGCAGACGAGATCAAGGGAGAAACTCAACCAATCTGCCATTGGCCATGGAGGAACAGATGGGAAGCAAGAAGCAATTATGTGGGTGAGGGAGAGTTCAGGGGGATCTGAAGAAAGTCTGCGGGAGTTCCCtggtcccctgcccccaccaggtTCCCTCCAAACCAGCATCATCCCCAGCCCCTGGTGGGCTGAGGCCCCTTGGTTGGGGAAGGACCAGCCTGCTCTGTGGAGCATCCTGCTGTTGCCGCCCAGATACGGCACTCCCTTCTCCCATAGCACTCCCATCCCGGGAGCCTGGCAGGAGGTCTGGCCTCAGGACCACAG GATCCCACTGTCCCTGAACCCCCATGAAGGTCTCTGGAGCCAAAACCAGTtagcctcccccagccccaccccag GTTCTCTCCCCCAGGGCCCTTCTCAGCTCAGCCCTGGGGAGATGGAAGAGTCTTGTCAGAGGCACACAG GTGCACTTGCAACCTGTGTGGGTTATGTGGGCACAGCAGACCGCTCAACCTGCCAACATCCTCCCCCACCAGCTCCTGCTCGGTCTCGGCCTTACTCTTGCTCTGTCTGTGGAAAGAGGTTTTCACTCAAGCATCAGATGGAGACGCACTACCGAGTCCACACAG GAGAGAAGCCCTTCTCCTGTAGCCTCTGTTCCCAGCGCTCCCGGGACTTCTCTGCCATGGCCAAGCATCTGCGGACGCACGGGGCCGCACCCTACCGCTGCTCTCTGTGCCAGGCCGGCTGCCCCAGCCTGGCCTCCATGCAGGCACACATGCGAGGCCACTCGCCCAGCCAGCTCCCGCCAGGATGGACCATTCGTTCCACTTTCCTCTACTCCTCCTCCCCTGAGCCTTCTCGGGCCTCGACCTCTCCCTGTaggcccccttcctccaccacctga
- the ZBTB32 gene encoding zinc finger and BTB domain-containing protein 32 isoform X2 encodes MPLFPTRLPSPYGSDRLVRLAARLRPALCDTLITVGSQEFPAHSLVLAGVSQQLGRRGRWTLVKGISPSTFAQLLYFVYGESIELQPGELGPLEEAARALGVQSLEEACRRARRHRAREELGPGLKEHQEEPEKPIRDSERDLGDLGENQRPEKSVRADRREREAEAVHGHKPPGENPEMAEAMREDQGEQTRSREKLNQSAIGHGGTDGKQEAIMWVRESSGGSEESLREFPGPLPPPGSLQTSIIPSPWWAEAPWLGKDQPALWSILLLPPRYGTPFSHSTPIPGAWQEVWPQDHRIPLSLNPHEGLWSQNQLASPSPTPGSLPQGPSQLSPGEMEESCQRHTGALATCVGYVGTADRSTCQHPPPPAPARSRPYSCSVCGKRFSLKHQMETHYRVHTGEKPFSCSLCSQRSRDFSAMAKHLRTHGAAPYRCSLCQAGCPSLASMQAHMRGHSPSQLPPGWTIRSTFLYSSSPEPSRASTSPCRPPSSTT; translated from the exons ATGCCACTGTTCCCGACAAGACTGCCTAGCCCCTACGGCTCTGACCGGCTGGTACGGCTAGCAGCCAGGCTCCGGCCAGCACTCTGTGATACCCTGATCACTGTGGGGAGCCAGGAGTTCCCTGCCCACAGCCTGGTGCTGGCAGGTGTGAGCCAGCAGCTGGGCCGCAGAGGCCGCTGGACTCTAGTGAAAGGCATCAGCCCTTCCACCTTTGCCCAGCTTCTGTACTTTGTTTATGGGGAAAGCATAGAGCTGCAGCCTGGGGAGCTGGGGCCCCTTGAGGAGGcagccagggccctgggggtgcAGTCCCTGGAAGAGGCATGCAGGAGGGCTCGAAGGCACAGGGCTAGAGAAGAACTGGGTCCAGGACTGAAAGAACATCAGGAGGAGCCAGAGAAACCCATAAGGGATTCTGAGAGAGACCTCGGGGACCTTGGAGAGaaccagaggccagagaagtctgTTAGAGCTGATAGGAGAGAACGGGAGGCAGAGGCAGTGCATGGGCACAAGCCACCAGGAGAGAACCCTGAGATGGCAGAGGCAATGCGGGAGGATCAGGGGGAGCAGACGAGATCAAGGGAGAAACTCAACCAATCTGCCATTGGCCATGGAGGAACAGATGGGAAGCAAGAAGCAATTATGTGGGTGAGGGAGAGTTCAGGGGGATCTGAAGAAAGTCTGCGGGAGTTCCCtggtcccctgcccccaccaggtTCCCTCCAAACCAGCATCATCCCCAGCCCCTGGTGGGCTGAGGCCCCTTGGTTGGGGAAGGACCAGCCTGCTCTGTGGAGCATCCTGCTGTTGCCGCCCAGATACGGCACTCCCTTCTCCCATAGCACTCCCATCCCGGGAGCCTGGCAGGAGGTCTGGCCTCAGGACCACAG GATCCCACTGTCCCTGAACCCCCATGAAGGTCTCTGGAGCCAAAACCAGTtagcctcccccagccccaccccag GTTCTCTCCCCCAGGGCCCTTCTCAGCTCAGCCCTGGGGAGATGGAAGAGTCTTGTCAGAGGCACACAG GTGCACTTGCAACCTGTGTGGGTTATGTGGGCACAGCAGACCGCTCAACCTGCCAACATCCTCCCCCACCAGCTCCTGCTCGGTCTCGGCCTTACTCTTGCTCTGTCTGTGGAAAGAGGTTTTCACTCAAGCATCAGATGGAGACGCACTACCGAGTCCACACAG GAGAGAAGCCCTTCTCCTGTAGCCTCTGTTCCCAGCGCTCCCGGGACTTCTCTGCCATGGCCAAGCATCTGCGGACGCACGGGGCCGCACCCTACCGCTGCTCTCTGTGCCAGGCCGGCTGCCCCAGCCTGGCCTCCATGCAGGCACACATGCGAGGCCACTCGCCCAGCCAGCTCCCGCCAGGATGGACCATTCGTTCCACTTTCCTCTACTCCTCCTCCCCTGAGCCTTCTCGGGCCTCGACCTCTCCCTGTaggcccccttcctccaccacctga
- the ZBTB32 gene encoding zinc finger and BTB domain-containing protein 32 isoform X4, producing the protein MILVKFRSSLGLVYLFHSGQRAMTQTQQLTLSSLTSTGLRICCSSLPFPPRTPHCGPFLRTSETGTRQGTMPLFPTRLPSPYGSDRLVRLAARLRPALCDTLITVGSQEFPAHSLVLAGVSQQLGRRGRWTLVKGISPSTFAQLLYFVYGESIELQPGELGPLEEAARALGVQSLEEACRRARRHRAREELGPGLKEHQEEPEKPIRDSERDLGDLGENQRPEKSVRADRREREAEAVHGHKPPGENPEMAEAMREDQGEQTRSREKLNQSAIGHGGTDGKQEAIMWVRESSGGSEESLREFPGPLPPPGSLQTSIIPSPWWAEAPWLGKDQPALWSILLLPPRYGTPFSHSTPIPGAWQEVWPQDHRIPLSLNPHEGLWSQNQLASPSPTPGSLPQGPSQLSPGEMEESCQRHTGE; encoded by the exons ATGATTCTGGTTAAGTTCAGGTCCTCTCTTGGGTTAGTTTATTTGTTCCATTCAGGACAAAGAGCTATGACCCAAACCCAGCAACTCACTCTTTCTTCCCTCACCTCCACAGGCTTGAGAATATGCTgttcctccctcccctttccaCCACGGACCCCACACTGTGGCCCCTTTCTCAGAACCTCTGAGACTGGTACCAGGCAAGGCACAATGCCACTGTTCCCGACAAGACTGCCTAGCCCCTACGGCTCTGACCGGCTGGTACGGCTAGCAGCCAGGCTCCGGCCAGCACTCTGTGATACCCTGATCACTGTGGGGAGCCAGGAGTTCCCTGCCCACAGCCTGGTGCTGGCAGGTGTGAGCCAGCAGCTGGGCCGCAGAGGCCGCTGGACTCTAGTGAAAGGCATCAGCCCTTCCACCTTTGCCCAGCTTCTGTACTTTGTTTATGGGGAAAGCATAGAGCTGCAGCCTGGGGAGCTGGGGCCCCTTGAGGAGGcagccagggccctgggggtgcAGTCCCTGGAAGAGGCATGCAGGAGGGCTCGAAGGCACAGGGCTAGAGAAGAACTGGGTCCAGGACTGAAAGAACATCAGGAGGAGCCAGAGAAACCCATAAGGGATTCTGAGAGAGACCTCGGGGACCTTGGAGAGaaccagaggccagagaagtctgTTAGAGCTGATAGGAGAGAACGGGAGGCAGAGGCAGTGCATGGGCACAAGCCACCAGGAGAGAACCCTGAGATGGCAGAGGCAATGCGGGAGGATCAGGGGGAGCAGACGAGATCAAGGGAGAAACTCAACCAATCTGCCATTGGCCATGGAGGAACAGATGGGAAGCAAGAAGCAATTATGTGGGTGAGGGAGAGTTCAGGGGGATCTGAAGAAAGTCTGCGGGAGTTCCCtggtcccctgcccccaccaggtTCCCTCCAAACCAGCATCATCCCCAGCCCCTGGTGGGCTGAGGCCCCTTGGTTGGGGAAGGACCAGCCTGCTCTGTGGAGCATCCTGCTGTTGCCGCCCAGATACGGCACTCCCTTCTCCCATAGCACTCCCATCCCGGGAGCCTGGCAGGAGGTCTGGCCTCAGGACCACAG GATCCCACTGTCCCTGAACCCCCATGAAGGTCTCTGGAGCCAAAACCAGTtagcctcccccagccccaccccag GTTCTCTCCCCCAGGGCCCTTCTCAGCTCAGCCCTGGGGAGATGGAAGAGTCTTGTCAGAGGCACACAGGTGAGTAA
- the ZBTB32 gene encoding zinc finger and BTB domain-containing protein 32 isoform X3, whose translation MILVKFRSSLGLVYLFHSGQRAMTQTQQLTLSSLTSTGLRICCSSLPFPPRTPHCGPFLRTSETGTRQGTMPLFPTRLPSPYGSDRLVRLAARLRPALCDTLITVGSQEFPAHSLVLAGVSQQLGRRGRWTLVKGISPSTFAQLLYFVYGESIELQPGELGPLEEAARALGVQSLEEACRRARRHRAREELGPGLKEHQEEPEKPIRDSERDLGDLGENQRPEKSVRADRREREAEAVHGHKPPGENPEMAEAMREDQGEQTRSREKLNQSAIGHGGTDGKQEAIMWVRESSGGSEESLREFPGPLPPPGSLQTSIIPSPWWAEAPWLGKDQPALWSILLLPPRYGTPFSHSTPIPGAWQEVWPQDHRIPLSLNPHEGLWSQNQLASPSPTPGPFSAQPWGDGRVLSEAHRCTCNLCGLCGHSRPLNLPTSSPTSSCSVSALLLLCLWKEVFTQASDGDALPSPHRREALLL comes from the exons ATGATTCTGGTTAAGTTCAGGTCCTCTCTTGGGTTAGTTTATTTGTTCCATTCAGGACAAAGAGCTATGACCCAAACCCAGCAACTCACTCTTTCTTCCCTCACCTCCACAGGCTTGAGAATATGCTgttcctccctcccctttccaCCACGGACCCCACACTGTGGCCCCTTTCTCAGAACCTCTGAGACTGGTACCAGGCAAGGCACAATGCCACTGTTCCCGACAAGACTGCCTAGCCCCTACGGCTCTGACCGGCTGGTACGGCTAGCAGCCAGGCTCCGGCCAGCACTCTGTGATACCCTGATCACTGTGGGGAGCCAGGAGTTCCCTGCCCACAGCCTGGTGCTGGCAGGTGTGAGCCAGCAGCTGGGCCGCAGAGGCCGCTGGACTCTAGTGAAAGGCATCAGCCCTTCCACCTTTGCCCAGCTTCTGTACTTTGTTTATGGGGAAAGCATAGAGCTGCAGCCTGGGGAGCTGGGGCCCCTTGAGGAGGcagccagggccctgggggtgcAGTCCCTGGAAGAGGCATGCAGGAGGGCTCGAAGGCACAGGGCTAGAGAAGAACTGGGTCCAGGACTGAAAGAACATCAGGAGGAGCCAGAGAAACCCATAAGGGATTCTGAGAGAGACCTCGGGGACCTTGGAGAGaaccagaggccagagaagtctgTTAGAGCTGATAGGAGAGAACGGGAGGCAGAGGCAGTGCATGGGCACAAGCCACCAGGAGAGAACCCTGAGATGGCAGAGGCAATGCGGGAGGATCAGGGGGAGCAGACGAGATCAAGGGAGAAACTCAACCAATCTGCCATTGGCCATGGAGGAACAGATGGGAAGCAAGAAGCAATTATGTGGGTGAGGGAGAGTTCAGGGGGATCTGAAGAAAGTCTGCGGGAGTTCCCtggtcccctgcccccaccaggtTCCCTCCAAACCAGCATCATCCCCAGCCCCTGGTGGGCTGAGGCCCCTTGGTTGGGGAAGGACCAGCCTGCTCTGTGGAGCATCCTGCTGTTGCCGCCCAGATACGGCACTCCCTTCTCCCATAGCACTCCCATCCCGGGAGCCTGGCAGGAGGTCTGGCCTCAGGACCACAG GATCCCACTGTCCCTGAACCCCCATGAAGGTCTCTGGAGCCAAAACCAGTtagcctcccccagccccaccccag GGCCCTTCTCAGCTCAGCCCTGGGGAGATGGAAGAGTCTTGTCAGAGGCACACAG GTGCACTTGCAACCTGTGTGGGTTATGTGGGCACAGCAGACCGCTCAACCTGCCAACATCCTCCCCCACCAGCTCCTGCTCGGTCTCGGCCTTACTCTTGCTCTGTCTGTGGAAAGAGGTTTTCACTCAAGCATCAGATGGAGACGCACTACCGAGTCCACACAG GAGAGAAGCCCTTCTCCTGTAG
- the ZBTB32 gene encoding zinc finger and BTB domain-containing protein 32 isoform X5, with protein MILVKFRSSLGLVYLFHSGQRAMTQTQQLTLSSLTSTGLRICCSSLPFPPRTPHCGPFLRTSETGTRQGTMPLFPTRLPSPYGSDRLVRLAARLRPALCDTLITVGSQEFPAHSLVLAGVSQQLGRRGRWTLVKGISPSTFAQLLYFVYGESIELQPGELGPLEEAARALGVQSLEEACRRARRHRAREELGPGLKEHQEEPEKPIRDSERDLGDLGENQRPEKSVRADRREREAEAVHGHKPPGENPEMAEAMREDQGEQTRSREKLNQSAIGHGGTDGKQEAIMWVRESSGGSEESLREFPGPLPPPGSLQTSIIPSPWWAEAPWLGKDQPALWSILLLPPRYGTPFSHSTPIPGAWQEVWPQDHRIPLSLNPHEGLWSQNQLASPSPTPGPFSAQPWGDGRVLSEAHR; from the exons ATGATTCTGGTTAAGTTCAGGTCCTCTCTTGGGTTAGTTTATTTGTTCCATTCAGGACAAAGAGCTATGACCCAAACCCAGCAACTCACTCTTTCTTCCCTCACCTCCACAGGCTTGAGAATATGCTgttcctccctcccctttccaCCACGGACCCCACACTGTGGCCCCTTTCTCAGAACCTCTGAGACTGGTACCAGGCAAGGCACAATGCCACTGTTCCCGACAAGACTGCCTAGCCCCTACGGCTCTGACCGGCTGGTACGGCTAGCAGCCAGGCTCCGGCCAGCACTCTGTGATACCCTGATCACTGTGGGGAGCCAGGAGTTCCCTGCCCACAGCCTGGTGCTGGCAGGTGTGAGCCAGCAGCTGGGCCGCAGAGGCCGCTGGACTCTAGTGAAAGGCATCAGCCCTTCCACCTTTGCCCAGCTTCTGTACTTTGTTTATGGGGAAAGCATAGAGCTGCAGCCTGGGGAGCTGGGGCCCCTTGAGGAGGcagccagggccctgggggtgcAGTCCCTGGAAGAGGCATGCAGGAGGGCTCGAAGGCACAGGGCTAGAGAAGAACTGGGTCCAGGACTGAAAGAACATCAGGAGGAGCCAGAGAAACCCATAAGGGATTCTGAGAGAGACCTCGGGGACCTTGGAGAGaaccagaggccagagaagtctgTTAGAGCTGATAGGAGAGAACGGGAGGCAGAGGCAGTGCATGGGCACAAGCCACCAGGAGAGAACCCTGAGATGGCAGAGGCAATGCGGGAGGATCAGGGGGAGCAGACGAGATCAAGGGAGAAACTCAACCAATCTGCCATTGGCCATGGAGGAACAGATGGGAAGCAAGAAGCAATTATGTGGGTGAGGGAGAGTTCAGGGGGATCTGAAGAAAGTCTGCGGGAGTTCCCtggtcccctgcccccaccaggtTCCCTCCAAACCAGCATCATCCCCAGCCCCTGGTGGGCTGAGGCCCCTTGGTTGGGGAAGGACCAGCCTGCTCTGTGGAGCATCCTGCTGTTGCCGCCCAGATACGGCACTCCCTTCTCCCATAGCACTCCCATCCCGGGAGCCTGGCAGGAGGTCTGGCCTCAGGACCACAG GATCCCACTGTCCCTGAACCCCCATGAAGGTCTCTGGAGCCAAAACCAGTtagcctcccccagccccaccccag GGCCCTTCTCAGCTCAGCCCTGGGGAGATGGAAGAGTCTTGTCAGAGGCACACAGGTGA
- the ZBTB32 gene encoding zinc finger and BTB domain-containing protein 32 isoform X6: MEESCQRHTGALATCVGYVGTADRSTCQHPPPPAPARSRPYSCSVCGKRFSLKHQMETHYRVHTGEKPFSCSLCSQRSRDFSAMAKHLRTHGAAPYRCSLCQAGCPSLASMQAHMRGHSPSQLPPGWTIRSTFLYSSSPEPSRASTSPCRPPSSTT; the protein is encoded by the exons ATGGAAGAGTCTTGTCAGAGGCACACAG GTGCACTTGCAACCTGTGTGGGTTATGTGGGCACAGCAGACCGCTCAACCTGCCAACATCCTCCCCCACCAGCTCCTGCTCGGTCTCGGCCTTACTCTTGCTCTGTCTGTGGAAAGAGGTTTTCACTCAAGCATCAGATGGAGACGCACTACCGAGTCCACACAG GAGAGAAGCCCTTCTCCTGTAGCCTCTGTTCCCAGCGCTCCCGGGACTTCTCTGCCATGGCCAAGCATCTGCGGACGCACGGGGCCGCACCCTACCGCTGCTCTCTGTGCCAGGCCGGCTGCCCCAGCCTGGCCTCCATGCAGGCACACATGCGAGGCCACTCGCCCAGCCAGCTCCCGCCAGGATGGACCATTCGTTCCACTTTCCTCTACTCCTCCTCCCCTGAGCCTTCTCGGGCCTCGACCTCTCCCTGTaggcccccttcctccaccacctga